GCCCCCGAAGGGGGTAGGAACCATTCCTAATGGTAGGAACCATTCCTAATGGTAGGAACCATTCCTAATGGCTGAGACCGTCATCGACACTTTTGTAACTCGTTTCCTGTTCCGTACGGACCGAGCGGCGTTGCGCGCGCTCGAGCGCCGTATAGGTCAGGTGCGCCAGAAGCTCGATGGCATGTCCCGAGGGTTCTCAATCGCGGGGGGAGTGATCACAGGGGCGCTGGTCGGTGCCGCCCGGCCGCTGGACGATTTTTCGAAAAGCATCAACCGCCTCGAGCGGGACCTGCAGCCCACCAACGAGCAGCTGGCGCTCCTCAAGGCGCAGGCAATCGAGATCGGCAACAACGCGCGGTATACCACCATCAACGTCGAGGACGTGATCAACGCCCAGCGGGAGCTGGGCAAGGCGGGCCTGACCGTAAACGAGGTCATGAGCTTAACGCCCAAGATCATGGACCTGGTGGCCGCCACCGAACTGGACGTGGCCGACGCCGCGGGGCGGGGTGTCAAGCTCATGAGCGCCTTCGGCCTCACCGTCGAGGACATGGGCGCCGTCTTCGATCGCATGGCGTGGACAGCCGTCAACGCCAACACCACCTTCGACCAGTTGCTCAACGGTGTCAGCAGGATAGGGCCCACGGCCCGGGTCGCCGGCTACGACGTCGAGGAGATGATCGCCGCCTTCGCCATGCTCAACGCGATCAACATACAGCCTGAGCGGGCGGAGACGGGCCTCCGGCAGTTTATGATCAAGCTGGGCGATTTAGAAAAGCTGCCAGAGGATGCCATAGACGCACTGAAAGAGCTCGATATCTCGATCGGGGAACTGAAATTCATCAAGGGGCAAGGCGACTTCCTGGGGCTGCTCGAGCTGTTCAAGGAGCGGGGCGCGGGCATCATGGAGATCTCGCGGGCCTTCGGCTCGGAGGCGGCGCCGATCATCCTGGGGCTCATGGAGAACATCGGCACCGCGGGCAGGCTGATGGCCGACGCGACGGAGGAGTCGGCCGGTCAGGTCGTCAGCCAGGCCGTCATCATGAACAAGGGTTTCTCCGGAGCGCTGGCCGCCATGCGCTCGTCGATGGATACGGCCGTCATCGCCCTGGGCGACGCCGGGCTGAACGAAATCCTGATCGGATACGTGACGCGCATTCGAAGCGTCATCGAGGCGTTCATGGCGCTGGACGACGAGACGAAGCGGTGGATCACCACGGGCCTGGCCATGGGTCCGGTCCTCCTCGGCCTCGGCGGCCTGTTCAAGGGTCTGTCCATCCTCCTGGGCGGATTCCTGCCGCTCATCAAGGGCGTGGGGCTGGTGCTCAAACCCCTCATAGGCCTGCTGACGATCGTCCTGGGCGCCAAGTTGTGGGCCGCCGCGGCGCTCATAGGCGGCGCCCTGCTGGGCATCTGGTACAACTGGGACGATATCAGCAAGAAGCTCGAAGGAACCTGGCTCGGCGATCTGCTGGCCGGCAAGAACGAAGGCATGGCCGGGGAGATCTTCGCTGGACTGAAGCACGAGCTGTCCGGCCTGGGACCCGCCCTCGATGGTGCCGCGGCCGACGTGGATGCCTGGTTCAAGTCGATCACCGACAGGTGGACCGGGGAGTTCATGGATTTCACCATGAACGTCCAGATCGGAGAGGATCCGTGGGACGAACTGGCCGAAGGGTATGCCAGGATGAGCTTCGAGGGCAACAAGGCCTTCGGCGAAATGGTAACGAAATGGGCGGATATCATCGTCCAGGCCCCGATGTGGGGCATCCTGGCCGAGTTCTTCAAGCGGGGCTTTGCAGATATCTTCGACTATCTCAAAACCCTGGTCATGGAAACCGACTGGTTCGGTCTGCTCTTCCCTTCCATCCGCCGCTACGAGCAGCGTCTGCGCGGCGGGCCCGAAGGCCCGCAGCTGCCTCCGGACTACGAGCATCCCGGCACGCTTCACGACTGGCTGATGGGGTTATCCGGCGCGACGCGCCCCGGCGATCCGGAATCGCTGTCGCCATACCACCGCCAGCGCCTCCAGGAGGAGGGGGCGTTGCCCGCGGCGCCAAGCGCGGCGCCGGAGCCGTACGGGCCCGC
This is a stretch of genomic DNA from Gemmatimonadota bacterium. It encodes these proteins:
- a CDS encoding phage tail tape measure protein translates to MAETVIDTFVTRFLFRTDRAALRALERRIGQVRQKLDGMSRGFSIAGGVITGALVGAARPLDDFSKSINRLERDLQPTNEQLALLKAQAIEIGNNARYTTINVEDVINAQRELGKAGLTVNEVMSLTPKIMDLVAATELDVADAAGRGVKLMSAFGLTVEDMGAVFDRMAWTAVNANTTFDQLLNGVSRIGPTARVAGYDVEEMIAAFAMLNAINIQPERAETGLRQFMIKLGDLEKLPEDAIDALKELDISIGELKFIKGQGDFLGLLELFKERGAGIMEISRAFGSEAAPIILGLMENIGTAGRLMADATEESAGQVVSQAVIMNKGFSGALAAMRSSMDTAVIALGDAGLNEILIGYVTRIRSVIEAFMALDDETKRWITTGLAMGPVLLGLGGLFKGLSILLGGFLPLIKGVGLVLKPLIGLLTIVLGAKLWAAAALIGGALLGIWYNWDDISKKLEGTWLGDLLAGKNEGMAGEIFAGLKHELSGLGPALDGAAADVDAWFKSITDRWTGEFMDFTMNVQIGEDPWDELAEGYARMSFEGNKAFGEMVTKWADIIVQAPMWGILAEFFKRGFADIFDYLKTLVMETDWFGLLFPSIRRYEQRLRGGPEGPQLPPDYEHPGTLHDWLMGLSGATRPGDPESLSPYHRQRLQEEGALPAAPSAAPEPYGPALPPGLMDDPFRWSEQLMRSLQNPMPAAPPVLPAGPAPVSATAAAGGGDRHLHVTVDRGAVVIQTPDGDPETIKAALDDSLGNMFNNLVEDFDGNVRE